The following coding sequences lie in one Arabidopsis thaliana chromosome 3, partial sequence genomic window:
- the TT12 gene encoding MATE efflux family protein produces MSSTETYEPLLTRLHSDSQITERSSPEIEEFLRRRGSTVTPRWWLKLAVWESKLLWTLSGASIVVSVLNYMLSFVTVMFTGHLGSLQLAGASIATVGIQGLAYGIMLGMASAVQTVCGQAYGARQYSSMGIICQRAMVLHLAAAVFLTFLYWYSGPILKTMGQSVAIAHEGQIFARGMIPQIYAFALACPMQRFLQAQNIVNPLAYMSLGVFLLHTLLTWLVTNVLDFGLLGAALILSFSWWLLVAVNGMYILMSPNCKETWTGFSTRAFRGIWPYFKLTVASAVMLCLEIWYNQGLVIISGLLSNPTISLDAISICMYYLNWDMQFMLGLSAAISVRVSNELGAGNPRVAMLSVVVVNITTVLISSVLCVIVLVFRVGLSKAFTSDAEVIAAVSDLFPLLAVSIFLNGIQPILSGKITKETLL; encoded by the exons ATGAGCTCCACAGAGACATACGAGCCGTTATTGACACGACTCCACTCGGATTCTCAGATAACTGAACGGTCTTCGCCAGAGATAGAGGAGTTTCTCCGCCGTCGTGGATCCACAGTGACACCACGGTGGTGGCTAAAGCTGGCAGTGTGGGAGTCAAAGCTTCTATGGACACTCTCTGGAGCCTCTATAGTGGTCTCTGTTCTGAATTACATGCTCAGCTTCGTCACCGTCATGTTCACCGGTCATCTCGGTTCTCTTCAGCTCGCCGGCGCTTCCATCGCCACCGTCGGAATCCAAGGCCTAGCTTACGGTATCATG TTAGGAATGGCGAGCGCGGTCCAAACAGTGTGTGGTCAAGCGTACGGAGCGAGACAGTACTCATCAATGGGAATAATCTGCCAACGAGCCATGGTCTTGCACCTTGCAGCTGCAGTCTTCCTCACGTTCCTCTACTGGTACTCGGGTCCAATCCTTAAAACAATGGGCCAATCCGTAGCCATAGCACACGAGGGTCAGATCTTTGCACGTGGAATGATTCCACAAATTTACGCATTTGCCCTCGCTTGCCCGATGCAGAGGTTTCTTCAGGCTCAGAACATAGTGAACCCTTTGGCTTACATGTCCTTAGGAGTTTTCTTGCTCCACACGTTACTCACGTGGCTGGTTACCAACGTGCTGGATTTCGGCTTGCTTGGGGCGGCTCTGATTCTCAGTTTCTCATGGTGGCTGCTAGTAGCTGTGAATGGTATGTATATCTTGATGAGCCCGAATTGTAAGGAGACATGGACAGGGTTTTCAACGAGGGCATTTAGAGGGATATGGCCTTACTTCAAGCTCACGGTAGCTTCAGCAGTTATGCTATG TTTGGAGATATGGTACAACCAAGGGCTAGTGATTATCTCTGGTTTACTCTCCAATCCGACAATTTCTCTAGACGCTATTTCGATTTG CATGTATTACTTGAATTGGGATATGCAGTTCATGCTTGGTCTAAGTGCAGCAATCAG TGTGCGAGTGAGCAATGAGCTAGGAGCGGGAAATCCACGAGTGGCTATGTTATCAGTAGTGGTTGTCAACATCACGACTGTTCTCATCAGCTCAGTTCTCTGTGTCATCGTGCTTGTGTTCCGCGTTGGCCTTAGCAAAGCCTTCACCAGCGATGCAGAAGTTATAGCAGCCGTCTCTGACCTCTTTCCTCTTCTCGCCgtttccattttcttaaacGGAATCCAGCCAATTCTCTCTGGTAAAATCACAAAAGAGACCCTCTTGTGA
- a CDS encoding ARM repeat superfamily protein (ARM repeat superfamily protein; FUNCTIONS IN: protein transporter activity, importin-alpha export receptor activity, binding; INVOLVED IN: intracellular protein transport, cell proliferation, protein import into nucleus, docking; LOCATED IN: nucleus, nuclear pore, cytoplasm; EXPRESSED IN: 24 plant structures; EXPRESSED DURING: 13 growth stages; CONTAINS InterPro DOMAIN/s: Importin-beta, N-terminal (InterPro:IPR001494), CAS/CSE, C-terminal (InterPro:IPR005043), Armadillo-like helical (InterPro:IPR011989), Armadillo-type fold (InterPro:IPR016024), Exportin/Importin, Cse1-like (InterPro:IPR013713); BEST Arabidopsis thaliana protein match is: ARM repeat superfamily protein (TAIR:AT2G31660.1); Has 8110 Blast hits to 5178 proteins in 456 species: Archae - 41; Bacteria - 603; Metazoa - 2454; Fungi - 1580; Plants - 679; Viruses - 179; Other Eukaryotes - 2574 (source: NCBI BLink).) — MDLPSLALIVGAAAFSPNPDERRAAEQSLNQLQHTPQHLIRILQIIVDGGSDLSVRQSASIHFKNFIAKHWEPHSGDQNIILPSDKNVVRNQILVFVSQVPPILRVQMGECLKTIIYADYPEQWPELLDWVKQNLQKPQVYGALFVLRILSSKYEFKSDEDRAPIHRVVEETFPHLLNIFNNLVHVENPSLEVADHIKLICKIFWSCIYLELPRPLFDPNFFNAWMGLFLNILERPVPVEGQPEDPELRKSWGWWKAKKWIAHILNRLYTRFGDLKLQNPDNKAFAQMFQINYAAKILECHLKLLNAIRIGGYLPDRVINLILQYLSNSISKSSMYNLLQPHLNTLLFEIVFPLMCFNDNDQMLWDEDPHEYVRKGYDIIEDLYSPRTASMDFVTELVRKRGKENFPKFIQFVVDIFKRYNEASLENKPYRLKDGALLAVGTLCDKLRQTEPYKSELENMLVQHVFPEFSSPAGHLRAKAAWVAGQYANIDFSDQSNFSKALHCVISGMCDLELPVRVDSVFALRSFIEACKDLDEIRPVLPQLLDEFFKLMKEVENEDLAFTLETIVYKFGEEISPYALGLCQNLASAFWRCIDTDNGDDETDDAGALAAVGCLRAISTILESISSLPHLYGQIEPQLLPIMRKMLTTDGQDVFEEVLEIVSYITTFSPTISLEMWSLWPLMMEALVDWAIDFFPNILVPLHNYISRGTGHYLTCKEPDYQQNLWNVISVLMANKNIDDSDLEPAPKLLGIVLQTCKGQVDQWVEPYLRITLDRLRGAEKSSFKCLLVEVVANAFYYNTPLALGILQRFGIATEIFTLWFQMLQEKKKSGARSNFKREHDKKVCILGLTSLFSLPAGQLPGEVLPHVFRALLELLVAYKDQLAAAKAEEEEEDEDGDDDDMDEFQTDDEDEDGDDENPDETDGSTLRKLAAQAKDFRSYSDDDDFSDDDFSDDEELESPIDEVDPFVLFMDAVTAMQVSDSPRFQSLTQTLDPHYHGLASTIAQHTELRRAEILKEKLEKQSSATVAS, encoded by the exons ATGGATCTGCCTAGCCTCGCTTTAATCGTTGGCGCGGCTGCTTTCAGTCCCAATCCTGACGAGCGCAGAGCTGCTGAGCAGAGCCTTAATCAG ttgcAGCACACTCCACAGCATTTGATAAGGATATTGCAAATAATTGTTGATGGTGGCTCTGATCTTTCTGTACGCCAATCTGCTAGTATCCATTTCAAGAATTTCATTGCTAAGCACTGGGAACCTCATTCTG GTGACCAGAACATAATCTTGCCAAGTGATAAGAATGTTGTCAGGAACCAGATTCTTGTATTTGTCTCTCAAGTGCCCCCGATTTTGAG AGTTCAGATGGGAGAGTGCCTGAAGACCATAATTTACGCTGACTATCCTGAGCAATGGCCCGAACTCCTGGACTGGGTGAAGCAAAACTTGCAAAAACCACAAGTTTATGGAGCGCTATTTGTCTTGAGGATACTATCTTCAAAATACGA GTTTAAGTCAGATGAAGATAGGGCACCCATTCACCGAGTAGTCGAGGAGACTTTTCCCCACCTGTTGAACATATTTAACAATCTTGTCCATGTTGAAAATCCTTCTCTCGAAGTGGCAGACCATATCAAGCTTATTTGCAAGATATTCTGGTCATGTATTTAT CTAGAGCTTCCGAGACCATTGTTTGATCCAAACTTTTTTAATGCTTGGATGGGTCTGTTCCTAAACATTTTGGAACGTCCTGTTCCCGTAGAAGGCCAGCCTGAAGACCCTGAGCTTAGAAAATCCTGGGGATGGTGGAAGGCCAAGAAGTGGATTGCTCATATCTTAAACAGGCTATACACTCG GTTTGGAGATCTGAAACTCCAGAATCCAGATAACAAAGCCTTTGCTCAAATGTTCCAGATAAACTATGCAGCCAAGATATTAGAGTGCCACCTGAAATTGTTGAATGCCATTCGTATAGGTGGATATCTTCCGGATAGAGTCATCAACCTAATTCTTCAATATCTAAGCAACAG TATCTCGAAGAGTAGCATGTACAACTTACTGCAGCCCCACCTTAACACTCTCCTATTTGAAATAGTTTTCCCACTTATGTGTTTCAATGATAATGATCAAATGCTTTGGGATGAAGACCCGCATGAGTATGTAAGGAAGGGTTATG ATATAATTGAAGATTTATACAGTCCCAGGACTGCGTCTATGGACTTTGTGACTGAGCTGGTCAGAAAGCGTGGAAAAGAAAACTTCCCAAAATTTATACAGTTCGTTGTGGACATTTTTAAGAG ataTAATGAAGCATCTCTGGAAAACAAGCCTTATCGCCTTAAGGATGGTGCTCTGCTTGCTGTTGGGACACTTTGTGATAAACTTAGGCAAACTGAACCCTACAAATCTGAGCTGGAGAATATGTTAGTGCAACATGTTTTTCCTGAATTTAGCAGCCCAGCTGGTCATCTTAGAGCTAAG GCTGCGTGGGTTGCAGGGCAGTACGCCAATATCGATTTCTCAGACCAGAGCAATTTTTCAAAGGCATTGCATTGTGTTATCTCCGGAATGTGTGATCTAGAACTTCCTGTTCGGGTGGATTCAGTTTTTGCTTTGCGTTCATTTATTGAAGCCTGCAAAG ATTTAGATGAAATCCGCCCAGTTCTTCCTCAACTTCTTGATG AATTTTTCAAGCTAATGAAGGAAGTTGAAAACGAAGACCTTGCTTTTACATTAGAGACTATTGTGTATAAGTTTGGAGAGGAGATTTCTCCGTATGCTTTGGGTTTGTGCCAAAACTTG GCCAGTGCTTTCTGGAGGTGTATCGACACTGACAACGGTGATGATGAAACTGATGATGCTGGTGCATTGGCTGCAGTGGGATGTCTCCGTGCCATCAGTACCATTCTTGAATCTATCAGTAGTCTCCCTCATCTTTATGGTCAGATTGAACCACAGTTACTGCCAATAATGCGGAAAATGCTGACAACTGATGGTCAAG ATGTGTTTGAAGAGGTTCTGGAGATCGTCTCATATATTACTACTTTTTCACCTACAATATCATTGGAGATGTGGAGTCTATGGCCTTTAATGATGGAAGCACTCGTGGATTGGGCTATTGACTTTTTCCCAA ATATATTGGTCCCGTTGCACAACTATATATCCAGGGGGACTGGGCATTATCTTACTTGCAAGGAACCAGATTACCAGCAAAATCTTTGGAATGTGATATCTGTG CTTATGGcgaataaaaatattgatgaCAGTGACCTCGAGCCAGCTCCGAAGCTATTAGGGATAGTGCTTCAGACATGCAAGGGCCAGGTGGATCAATGGGTAGAACCCTACCTGAGAATCACACTTGATCGGCTACGCGGTGCTGAGAAATCTTCCTTCAAGTGCCTTCTGGTTGAAGTG GTTGCAAATGCCTTTTACTACAATACCCCTTTGGCACTTGGCATACTGCAACGATTTGGTATCGCAACAGAAATTTTTACTCTATGGTTCCAAATGctgcaagaaaagaagaagagtggtGCACGTTCTAACTTCAAGAG AGAACATGATAAGAAAGTTTGCATCTTGGGGTTGACATCACTTTTCAGCCTTCCAGCTGGTCAATTGCCTGGAGAGGTCTTGCCACATGTATTCAGGGCTCTTCTCGAGCTTTTAGTGGCATACAAGGATCAACTTGCTG CGGCAAAggcagaagaggaagaagaagatgaagatggtgatgatgacgACATGGATGAATTCCAaacagatgatgaagatgaggacgGCGATGACGAGAATCCAGATGAAACTGATGGAAGTACACTCCGCAAGTTAGCAGCACAG GCAAAGGACTTCCGCTCTTACagcgatgatgatgacttttCAGACGATGATTTTAGCGATGACGAGGAATTAGAATCTCCAATTGATGAAGTGGATCCTTTCGTACTCTTCATGGATGCAGTCACAG CAATGCAAGTATCAG
- a CDS encoding ARM repeat superfamily protein (ARM repeat superfamily protein; FUNCTIONS IN: protein transporter activity, importin-alpha export receptor activity, binding; INVOLVED IN: intracellular protein transport, cell proliferation, protein import into nucleus, docking; LOCATED IN: nucleus, nuclear pore, cytoplasm; EXPRESSED IN: 24 plant structures; EXPRESSED DURING: 13 growth stages; CONTAINS InterPro DOMAIN/s: Importin-beta, N-terminal (InterPro:IPR001494), CAS/CSE, C-terminal (InterPro:IPR005043), Armadillo-like helical (InterPro:IPR011989), Armadillo-type fold (InterPro:IPR016024), Exportin/Importin, Cse1-like (InterPro:IPR013713); BEST Arabidopsis thaliana protein match is: ARM repeat superfamily protein (TAIR:AT2G31660.1); Has 35333 Blast hits to 34131 proteins in 2444 species: Archae - 798; Bacteria - 22429; Metazoa - 974; Fungi - 991; Plants - 531; Viruses - 0; Other Eukaryotes - 9610 (source: NCBI BLink).), producing MDLPSLALIVGAAAFSPNPDERRAAEQSLNQLQHTPQHLIRILQIIVDGGSDLSVRQSASIHFKNFIAKHWEPHSGDQNIILPSDKNVVRNQILVFVSQVPPILRVQMGECLKTIIYADYPEQWPELLDWVKQNLQKPQVYGALFVLRILSSKYEFKSDEDRAPIHRVVEETFPHLLNIFNNLVHVENPSLEVADHIKLICKIFWSCIYLELPRPLFDPNFFNAWMGLFLNILERPVPVEGQPEDPELRKSWGWWKAKKWIAHILNRLYTRFGDLKLQNPDNKAFAQMFQINYAAKILECHLKLLNAIRIGGYLPDRVINLILQYLSNSISKSSMYNLLQPHLNTLLFEIVFPLMCFNDNDQMLWDEDPHEYVRKGYDIIEDLYSPRTASMDFVTELVRKRGKENFPKFIQFVVDIFKRYNEASLENKPYRLKDGALLAVGTLCDKLRQTEPYKSELENMLVQHVFPEFSSPAGHLRAKAAWVAGQYANIDFSDQSNFSKALHCVISGMCDLELPVRVDSVFALRSFIEACKDLDEIRPVLPQLLDEFFKLMKEVENEDLAFTLETIVYKFGEEISPYALGLCQNLASAFWRCIDTDNGDDETDDAGALAAVGCLRAISTILESISSLPHLYGQIEPQLLPIMRKMLTTDGQDVFEEVLEIVSYITTFSPTISLEMWSLWPLMMEALVDWAIDFFPNILVPLHNYISRGTGHYLTCKEPDYQQNLWNVISVLMANKNIDDSDLEPAPKLLGIVLQTCKGQVDQWVEPYLRITLDRLRGAEKSSFKCLLVEVVANAFYYNTPLALGILQRFGIATEIFTLWFQMLQEKKKSGARSNFKREHDKKVCILGLTSLFSLPAGQLPGEVLPHVFRALLELLVAYKDQLAEAAKAEEEEEDEDGDDDDMDEFQTDDEDEDGDDENPDETDGSTLRKLAAQAKDFRSYSDDDDFSDDDFSDDEELESPIDEVDPFVLFMDAVTAMQVSDSPRFQSLTQTLDPHYHGLASTIAQHTELRRAEILKEKLEKQSSATVAS from the exons ATGGATCTGCCTAGCCTCGCTTTAATCGTTGGCGCGGCTGCTTTCAGTCCCAATCCTGACGAGCGCAGAGCTGCTGAGCAGAGCCTTAATCAG ttgcAGCACACTCCACAGCATTTGATAAGGATATTGCAAATAATTGTTGATGGTGGCTCTGATCTTTCTGTACGCCAATCTGCTAGTATCCATTTCAAGAATTTCATTGCTAAGCACTGGGAACCTCATTCTG GTGACCAGAACATAATCTTGCCAAGTGATAAGAATGTTGTCAGGAACCAGATTCTTGTATTTGTCTCTCAAGTGCCCCCGATTTTGAG AGTTCAGATGGGAGAGTGCCTGAAGACCATAATTTACGCTGACTATCCTGAGCAATGGCCCGAACTCCTGGACTGGGTGAAGCAAAACTTGCAAAAACCACAAGTTTATGGAGCGCTATTTGTCTTGAGGATACTATCTTCAAAATACGA GTTTAAGTCAGATGAAGATAGGGCACCCATTCACCGAGTAGTCGAGGAGACTTTTCCCCACCTGTTGAACATATTTAACAATCTTGTCCATGTTGAAAATCCTTCTCTCGAAGTGGCAGACCATATCAAGCTTATTTGCAAGATATTCTGGTCATGTATTTAT CTAGAGCTTCCGAGACCATTGTTTGATCCAAACTTTTTTAATGCTTGGATGGGTCTGTTCCTAAACATTTTGGAACGTCCTGTTCCCGTAGAAGGCCAGCCTGAAGACCCTGAGCTTAGAAAATCCTGGGGATGGTGGAAGGCCAAGAAGTGGATTGCTCATATCTTAAACAGGCTATACACTCG GTTTGGAGATCTGAAACTCCAGAATCCAGATAACAAAGCCTTTGCTCAAATGTTCCAGATAAACTATGCAGCCAAGATATTAGAGTGCCACCTGAAATTGTTGAATGCCATTCGTATAGGTGGATATCTTCCGGATAGAGTCATCAACCTAATTCTTCAATATCTAAGCAACAG TATCTCGAAGAGTAGCATGTACAACTTACTGCAGCCCCACCTTAACACTCTCCTATTTGAAATAGTTTTCCCACTTATGTGTTTCAATGATAATGATCAAATGCTTTGGGATGAAGACCCGCATGAGTATGTAAGGAAGGGTTATG ATATAATTGAAGATTTATACAGTCCCAGGACTGCGTCTATGGACTTTGTGACTGAGCTGGTCAGAAAGCGTGGAAAAGAAAACTTCCCAAAATTTATACAGTTCGTTGTGGACATTTTTAAGAG ataTAATGAAGCATCTCTGGAAAACAAGCCTTATCGCCTTAAGGATGGTGCTCTGCTTGCTGTTGGGACACTTTGTGATAAACTTAGGCAAACTGAACCCTACAAATCTGAGCTGGAGAATATGTTAGTGCAACATGTTTTTCCTGAATTTAGCAGCCCAGCTGGTCATCTTAGAGCTAAG GCTGCGTGGGTTGCAGGGCAGTACGCCAATATCGATTTCTCAGACCAGAGCAATTTTTCAAAGGCATTGCATTGTGTTATCTCCGGAATGTGTGATCTAGAACTTCCTGTTCGGGTGGATTCAGTTTTTGCTTTGCGTTCATTTATTGAAGCCTGCAAAG ATTTAGATGAAATCCGCCCAGTTCTTCCTCAACTTCTTGATG AATTTTTCAAGCTAATGAAGGAAGTTGAAAACGAAGACCTTGCTTTTACATTAGAGACTATTGTGTATAAGTTTGGAGAGGAGATTTCTCCGTATGCTTTGGGTTTGTGCCAAAACTTG GCCAGTGCTTTCTGGAGGTGTATCGACACTGACAACGGTGATGATGAAACTGATGATGCTGGTGCATTGGCTGCAGTGGGATGTCTCCGTGCCATCAGTACCATTCTTGAATCTATCAGTAGTCTCCCTCATCTTTATGGTCAGATTGAACCACAGTTACTGCCAATAATGCGGAAAATGCTGACAACTGATGGTCAAG ATGTGTTTGAAGAGGTTCTGGAGATCGTCTCATATATTACTACTTTTTCACCTACAATATCATTGGAGATGTGGAGTCTATGGCCTTTAATGATGGAAGCACTCGTGGATTGGGCTATTGACTTTTTCCCAA ATATATTGGTCCCGTTGCACAACTATATATCCAGGGGGACTGGGCATTATCTTACTTGCAAGGAACCAGATTACCAGCAAAATCTTTGGAATGTGATATCTGTG CTTATGGcgaataaaaatattgatgaCAGTGACCTCGAGCCAGCTCCGAAGCTATTAGGGATAGTGCTTCAGACATGCAAGGGCCAGGTGGATCAATGGGTAGAACCCTACCTGAGAATCACACTTGATCGGCTACGCGGTGCTGAGAAATCTTCCTTCAAGTGCCTTCTGGTTGAAGTG GTTGCAAATGCCTTTTACTACAATACCCCTTTGGCACTTGGCATACTGCAACGATTTGGTATCGCAACAGAAATTTTTACTCTATGGTTCCAAATGctgcaagaaaagaagaagagtggtGCACGTTCTAACTTCAAGAG AGAACATGATAAGAAAGTTTGCATCTTGGGGTTGACATCACTTTTCAGCCTTCCAGCTGGTCAATTGCCTGGAGAGGTCTTGCCACATGTATTCAGGGCTCTTCTCGAGCTTTTAGTGGCATACAAGGATCAACTTGCTG AAGCGGCAAAggcagaagaggaagaagaagatgaagatggtgatgatgacgACATGGATGAATTCCAaacagatgatgaagatgaggacgGCGATGACGAGAATCCAGATGAAACTGATGGAAGTACACTCCGCAAGTTAGCAGCACAG GCAAAGGACTTCCGCTCTTACagcgatgatgatgacttttCAGACGATGATTTTAGCGATGACGAGGAATTAGAATCTCCAATTGATGAAGTGGATCCTTTCGTACTCTTCATGGATGCAGTCACAG CAATGCAAGTATCAG